TGAATCATTACTACTTTTTTTTCCCACAGGTAGAAATCAAGCGACAAACCTTTGCCGCCGAAGAGTTCTCATTTGACAAGCGTGTGAACATTGTTGTGTAGAGCTTTGCATCTTTCTTATTGCTCTCTACTTGGAGTTGTTTCAGTGTTTTCTGTATCAGTTTCACCTCCCTGAGCAGCAGGAACTCTTTGATTCATAATAGTCAAGAAAAAATCTCCAACGATATTTTAAGTCATGAGTTGCATTACCTGTTCTGTGGATCAATTTCTAGGGCCTTCTTGATATCCAATTCTGCCAAGTGCAGATCAGCTGTTTCCATAAAAGCTTGTGCTCTCCTATATAATGCTTTCACATTGCAGGACTCAATTTCTAAGACCTACAAGCGATGAAAAAGGATAAGGATGAAATTAAGCCTTGCTTGCGTGGATTACAAATGCTTTTAATCAGCTAAACTTGCATCAAGCTTTTTTCGTTCTTCAGCATTTGAAACAGCTAACAAGAATTACATTAAAACGCAAAGGGAAGTACATAGCAGCAGGGATTTGAAGACCTACAACAGCTCCTGCTAGAGAAAGGGACGAAGggagagaaaagagaagaaacaTAGTAAAACCATGACACTTTAAAAAGAAAACATATTTCTAGTCCAACATATATAGACAGAAAGTGAACTTGCCCCATCATGCATGATCATACTCTTGTCACACTACAAGAACCTGCCTATCCATCCAAGTTACATGAAAATAGAGTTGTTCGGTTACCTAAGTACATTACCTTGGAACATAGCTTAATTGCTTCCTGGAAATCATTTTGTTTGAGACAACAAGCAGCACCATTCAACCAGCATGACACTCTCAATGATTTCACTagcctttgatcatcatcttcaaAGGTTCTATCTTCATTAATATAATCAACAGCCTGAAtgaaaaaaatccaaaagaaaaacGCATACAAATAATAAAGCGTTTCATGAAAAGTCGCATATTCTAAGCATTGATGACCAATTCACTGAGATACCTTCTCATATTTCTTCATTGCTCTTTGATACTTTCCGTTTTTGAAGAGTAGATTgccctcttctttcttcctttgGGACACTTGGATTCTCTCATGTTTATTCATTTCCCAAGGATCCTTTTCCTTGTCTCCCAAAAGGAGAAAGTTAGAACTTCGTAAAATTTGTATGTATCAACCCAAAATGAGTAAGAGAAAGAAATTTCGTAAAATGGTTTTATGCAGTATCAAAATTTTGCCATTAAAAGCTTATCAACTTGAAATGCAGGCATGTATAATGCATCTAATAACTTCTTTCCAGCTAGAAATATGTTACCACAGAAGAAACGAAGGCGCCAAATCATACCTGAACTATCACAAGATATACCAAATGAGAGAAAGGAGCTTTTGGTGAAGACAGAAGAGACTTCATGGATGTTCAGAAAAAGTTTTGTTAGTGGCTAATTTGTTCCCTAATGTGTACTAGGAAATTCTCACAAGTCTGAAAACTATTTGGGTCTATTTATAAGACTTAAATcttgtcaaaaagaagaaaaaacacaGCAATATATCTACAAACTTAATTTATCAGTCCTAGCAATAATGTCTGTCACCCTATTGGATAATGTTAAAGTTTCTTCATATGCTCGATCCTTGCAAATTAACTACATTTTCCAAACAGAACTTTGGCCTACTTGTTTGGATCATTTACCTATCGTTGCAGTAGGAGTTCCACTCCTACATTTGCTTAACCATATGTACTAAGCCAAATATGTCTTAGCACAAAATAGACTTCCGTCAGATACCTTTGTGAACTCCAACATCTCAACTTCGAAAACTATGGTTGAGCAAGGAGGAACCATAGCAAGATCCCGCTTCACTTCAGTACTTCCAAATCCATAGTCAGGTTTAGCTGTCACTATTGCGTGTTCACCCTTCTTCATTGTAGTAACTGCTCGGTCCAGTCCAGCAATGACTTGTTCTACATGCAAAACAGTACAATATAATTATAGCAAGCCAAAAGTTCGTAGGCATAAGTGCAACATGTACAGAAGCATCATAAAAGACTTATGGCATATATGCAAGGTATCGTCATAGAGTGAATGCATACTACGGAAAATCTAATGAGTTTAGAGCTTTCAGAAGAAAGTCATCTAAGAATTGCACCTGATAACTTTTATTTCTAGTCAGAAGACCAAGAGCGTATCACAAAAACCTCATTTTAACATAACAAACGTTATTATCTTATGATTGTAAGGGTGGATAATGAGAATAAATATATTACATGCCTAATTATCACAACAGTAGGTATATTTCAGATTCATTTCATTGCACCGACCTTCATCAGTTGTAAACTTCAATGCAGCCTCTCCATCGAAGCCTCTTTTCTCTAGCAAAGTGCCATCCTCAAGCTTAGCTGTATATCTAACTGGAGATTTGCAGCAAAGACCAAGTAGTTAGTAAATTCTCCATACTCAAGCTGAATCTCATTATCAATCCTCAAACTGGACGCAAACTTAAGCTAATTCTGCTGGTTATGCTCCTcaaaatagcaaagcacatgtTTGTGCCTTTCCCAGAGCAAGATTAAGGTAACATTTCCATCTTTTCAGCCCCCTTTTCCAAGATGATGAAGGACACAGTCTACATTTGATGAAACGTGAAATCTCACAAATTATCAAGGGTAAAGTAGACAGTATATGACCCAAATACGTACTCAAAGTGCCATCCATAGTTCCCTATAATCTCTGCAATTTTCTGCAGATCCCACTGCTACCCAACCCTTAAATAAGTAACATTATATGAACTCTATGTTTTTATTACCAAACGGGAAAAGGTAAAATGCACATAGATTCTGAATACTTACTAGTTACAGCAGCACCTTCGTTTGCAGTAAGAGTGCCTTCCCCCTCTTTTAAAATCTTCTTTAAAACTCCCAAATCACCAGTCACATTTATTACCGGCTTGAAAGAAACCAGTTCAAGATCAATACTCAGGATAGAACATGGAAGAATTGAAGGGAAGCCGTTTTCAGAATCCTTAACCCCATCAACAAAGGCATCTGCaaagattttaagggaaaagaaaattttaagaatGAAAAGAACTGTTTGAGCTTTTTGGTGTAGATTTAAAAATTTTTAATGATATAAACTTTTTGTTGGAAATCTAACATTTTATCCACTAAGATCCCACAGGTAGCTCTAGCCTTGATATTCTACGTAGAAATAAATCAGAAGGTACAACTATCTACCACCATTTTCGTCATCTATAGGAACACAAGTCACATGTGAGTAGGGAAAATCAGGAATTCCGCTCGTTTACTTTACACTTGATTCGCCTTAGTATAACTTATCATTAACAAAAATGCAATTAGCGGCAATAACACACAGTTCATCTCCCTTATACAGATATGAATCATTACCAACTTCCCTATATAGAGTCAAGGCAAAACCCTAGCTATAAATTTAGATATCGAGATAATCTTAACAACCCATGCAAGAATTAACATTATGATAAATTATCCCAGCAGAGCTATCTTTCCATCTGAATAGCGAGTAGGCTAAAGCTGATGGTTCAATGTGATCAACCAAAACGCATCAAGGCACTCAACCACAACTGGAATACCAGTTTTTGAGATTGTCAAACATTTGCCAGGTCCGCTACTCACAAATAATCTAATCTCTTTATCCATGACTAACATATTATCTATGAATTATACTCCTGAAACACACCCCTCCCCTCAAAAAAGGAACCCCGACTACCAACCGAAAGAATGATAGCAAAGAATGAGTTGGAAAGACGTACACTGAGGCTGAACAATTAAATTCACTTTCTCTCCCCTTCTCATTGTCTTGATCGCTTTTGGTAATGCTTGACAAAAATGGCCTAAAAGGAAACACAGTTGGTTAGTCAAATCAAAGGAATGAACCAACAGCTGATAGTACAAGTTTGTTGATTTTAAAGCACAAATGCCAAGATACCAAGGTACCATCTTTGACATAAAACTCCACTCCGTGTTCAGGTGTTTTTGCAACAATTACACCATCAAGCAGCCTCACCACATACTTCACTGCAAAATCAAATCGAAAAAAGCAAGGATATTTTATCTATAAACAATTAACAAATTATATCACAGGCAAGACCATATAAATGCAGATACTAGCACTAGCAGCAACTTCATTGGATCGAATAttcttttctgtttttctttttgtttccttgGAGTTGATTCTTTTGGAGTAAACACAAAACACATTCACGTACCTAGAACTTCATCCAAGTCATCAGGAGGTCCTATTAGCTCCCCCTTCTCCATAATTTTCTTGATAATACCACCATCCTTGCAGACATCCACTACTGTGATCCATGATACTAGCTCGACCTCAAACTGAACTACAGAATTCGATGAAACTGCATCCAAGTCTGCCAATCCAAAACCCGTTCTTGGGGGCAATGTGAACAATGCCGTTTCACCTTTCCTCATCGTGACAATTCCGTAATCTACGCCAGTGGCAACTTTCTCTAACCAACCAAAAGCAAAACTAATTAAGCTTAACAAATAGAAACCAAATCATAGGTGCAGAAACCCAATATCAGCAAAATCAATACTCCATCCGTCCCAATTTACGTGACCTTGTTTGACtgggcatggagtttaagaaagaaagaaagattttttaaatttgtGATCTAAAACAAGCCATAGACATCCGTGTGGTTATAAACATCTCGCTAGTGGTAAAATAAtagttttaaaattaaattatttctaaatatataaaGGTGTTGTTCTTTTCTATACATACCAAAAAGAAGTGTGCCGCATAAATTAGGACAAACGGACTAATTTTTTCCTAGAATCTCTTACGcgaaaaaatggtaaaaagatatgGCCAATAATAAGTTATAACCATTTTTAGCAACTTTATACATCATTACTAATTAACAAGTGTACACCAATATAGGAGGTAAACTAGAATGAAGGGAAAGCAATTCCACTTAAGTAACCAAGAACTGACCTTGGCCAAGCTTGAACGTAACAGGTTTACCTTTGTCCCTAGTCGAAACACATTTGGTTCCATCACGTAGGCTACCAACATAGTGAACTGCAACTCAAtcgaaaaaacaagaaaaagggtacaaacaTTTTCagttaaaaaatttaattttcgatTAAACAGATTAACAAATTCTTGAAAATTGGTTAGTAGTTACCAGTGACTTCATCACCAAATTCAGGGGTTTCCCAACCAAGTCCAAGCTTAATAAGCTTCTTCTTAAGACCATTTGAGTTAATTTCCCTTTCATCGCCAATATTGAGTGGTGGTGCTGATTCTATTTCTTCCCCTGCCTCTTCATAATCTTCATCTATAAATGCTTCGGCATTTGCCCTGGAAAATTCCACCATCTCTAATTACTGCTTACTTAGAAGTTAGAATTTATAGCTTAATATAGGGTGTTCGGTGAAGTGATTTATACGGTGGTCGGAGATCGGGCGCCGGTGAAAACCAACGGAGGACTGGAGGTGACTGAGTAATATGAGTGGTGTGGGCCACTTGCCTGTAGTTTGTAGAAACTACGAAGCTGTTCGGTCGTTTGAAGTGGGTTGGGCTTTCTACAGACCAAAAGATTGGATCAGCCCAGCCCACTTCCTTTTtacctttttttcaaaattaacctAAATACAGTCAAACTTCTCTATAACAAACTCGCTTATTCCGATATCTTTTGGCTGCTATAGTGAAGTGCTGTTATAAaggacatatattataatataatataataattggtTCCGAGATACACTTGACTTTTATAATAAATGATTGTTATATAGAGGTCTGGTTGTAGTCATTTACTTAACCGATTAAACTAAAAGTAGATGAcgtatatataatataattgtataattcatgtataatctatatatattagttcccactatctatttgtgtaaagatccttTTTTCCCACTTCCCTTAAAGTGAAAAGTTTGCAATATTATTAAGTATATTTTCTTTCACGATTATCAGTTTCATATGAATCCAGAATTTGAAGTtaagggtgtgatgtagacaacctactCTAATGAAAGTATTAGTGGCTATTTCTGCGGCTCGAACCCATCACCTATAGGTAATATGAAGATAATTTTACTGTTGCTCCAAGTCTCCCTTCAGACTGCGATCAGTTAGTtggtaaaaattataattaccttgccatcatcgggaagagccataGCAGTAGTAAGCAGAGAATAATAACCATAAAAACACCAATTTCCATAGTATTCTTGGCATTGATGAGTTTGAGAATCATGCTCAAGAATTGGCCTTCATCAACAGAGGTGGTCATGATATTCCTGTTTTTCCAAATGGAGATTTTTATACTTAATTCCAACTAGAAAATTACCGCATTTAAGTATTCAATTTGATTGAACTAAAAGTTAAAAGGAAATTAGGAGAATTTTAATTACCAGGGGTGTTTTGCAGTAATTTCTCTTAGCTCTTTCGTGGGTTCAGGTTCTCTTGGATATACACTTGTGTCAAGAATGTACGGTTGAAACACAATTCAAACAATTAAAAAACTCAATATCttcaaaaaagattttttttaaggGTAATCTTGGCGTAACCGGTAAAGTtactgccatgtgaccaggaggtcacgggttcgagccgtgaaaacagcaTCTTGCAAAAATACAGGGTAAGGCTACGTACGATATATCCTTGTGGTCCGGTCCTTCCCCGGACCTCGcgtatagcgggagcttagtgtaccGGGCTGCCCTCTTTACGATATATGGTTTGTATGTAGTTTACCTAAACCTGTTTAACGGTCCGGGTTGACCCGTTTCCGGACCGGTAGTAACCCGAATCGGTCAAACCCGGTCAAGGAAAATCACTGTTGAACCGGTTAACCGGCTCGACCCGGTTCAACGGtgattttctgttttctgtttttttaatttttaaattcatTTGACCGTTGGTAACGGTCAACTTCCAATTTGACTGTTGTCCAACGgatattttgcaagaatagcccttTTTTgggtaattattttaaaaaataacacttttagtaattactaatttagcccTTTAAAAAACTATAAAGTATAAATACActtccctcttcttcatttcttcactcatctctcatttctcaaactcaaattctcaattcaagttaaatcatgccccgtgattctagagtgcgctcatatgtttgggaacactttgaggtggtagaagaaaatgaagaagttcacAAAGTAAAATGCAAGAACTGTGGTCTTAAATCTTCATCGAAAGTGGGAGAGCACAGACTGTTTAAGGAGGCATACGAAGAGTTGTCTTGAGCATTCTCCAGAAATTcgaatttaagattttaagttgatttgagacaatttatgttattttaaaattattagacatattgtgcttaatgttttagtttattagaataatttgaaatattattattcaatgaaaaattgaaatgaaacTATGAAAGCCTTTGAATTTAAAACTCCAGAAGATAGCCAAGAAggtcatattgattatgaagaatttactaaggcaatgcaaaatatttgaagttctagatttatatttaataattaaactttgaatttactcttttttcatTAATTTAGTTGTTAAATGTAAATTTAATTTGCAAGTTTGAACTTGCAAaatataagtgcaatttttttccatcttcattgtattctattatcttaaattcttaatgaaatattcaaataTAAGAATTTTAAAGTCTTTACATCCTTTATTCAAACACTCtttttataagattatttttttattttatatttttactttagttatacaaaatattaaaaaaaaaaaaaatcactaaccCGGTCCGACCCCTTAGGCCCGACCCCTTAGGCCCGGAACTGTTCCGGTTCAATTTTTGACCGGATGGGGCCGAACCCGTTAAGCGCGATTCTTAAAACGCGAAACCCCGCCCGGATTGATGACCGACATGTCACTTTTTTCTCGACCCAACCCGGCCCACCCGTTTGTCACCTTTAAGTTTACCTCATAAAGGGCATCACTTTGCAAAAGACTCTTGTGTCCAACTTCTTGGTGTCTTCCATTCTGGTTTTCACCATTGGTTGTCATTGCTGCTTGTGAATATTTTAACTAATATATAGTAATTTGTTTCTGAATTAGACAAATTTAAGGTAGCAACCTGCTTTTTGGGAAAATGAAAATGGTCTTCCATTTTGGTTTTCTCCATTGGTTGCCATTGCTGCTTGTGAATATTTTAACTAATAAAATGGCCAACCAAGGATAAAATGGTAATTTCACATAGCTGGTCTTAAATTGAATTTTTATTGCTCTGATGAAATACGTGTCCTTCCTTCTAGAATCCTCTTTCACTATTACTTTGTTAATCATCTACCATTTGCTACGAGTTCAAGCCGTAATTGTCTGTCATTAGTAGTAGTCCTCTCTCACTAATCTTTTCTTATACT
The nucleotide sequence above comes from Nicotiana tabacum cultivar K326 chromosome 12, ASM71507v2, whole genome shotgun sequence. Encoded proteins:
- the LOC107801953 gene encoding peptidyl-prolyl cis-trans isomerase FKBP62 isoform X1, with the protein product MVEFSRANAEAFIDEDYEEAGEEIESAPPLNIGDEREINSNGLKKKLIKLGLGWETPEFGDEVTVHYVGSLRDGTKCVSTRDKGKPVTFKLGQEKVATGVDYGIVTMRKGETALFTLPPRTGFGLADLDAVSSNSVVQFEVELVSWITVVDVCKDGGIIKKIMEKGELIGPPDDLDEVLVKYVVRLLDGVIVAKTPEHGVEFYVKDGHFCQALPKAIKTMRRGEKVNLIVQPQYAFVDGVKDSENGFPSILPCSILSIDLELVSFKPVINVTGDLGVLKKILKEGEGTLTANEGAAVTIRYTAKLEDGTLLEKRGFDGEAALKFTTDEEQVIAGLDRAVTTMKKGEHAIVTAKPDYGFGSTEVKRDLAMVPPCSTIVFEVEMLEFTKEKDPWEMNKHERIQVSQRKKEEGNLLFKNGKYQRAMKKYEKAVDYINEDRTFEDDDQRLVKSLRVSCWLNGAACCLKQNDFQEAIKLCSKVLEIESCNVKALYRRAQAFMETADLHLAELDIKKALEIDPQNREVKLIQKTLKQLQVESNKKDAKLYTTMFTRLSNENSSAAKRLKVEETESKNEENVGDINMP
- the LOC107801953 gene encoding peptidyl-prolyl cis-trans isomerase FKBP62 isoform X2 — its product is MVEFSRANAEAFIDEDYEEAGEEIESAPPLNIGDEREINSNGLKKKLIKLGLGWETPEFGDEVTVHYVGSLRDGTKCVSTRDKEKVATGVDYGIVTMRKGETALFTLPPRTGFGLADLDAVSSNSVVQFEVELVSWITVVDVCKDGGIIKKIMEKGELIGPPDDLDEVLVKYVVRLLDGVIVAKTPEHGVEFYVKDGHFCQALPKAIKTMRRGEKVNLIVQPQYAFVDGVKDSENGFPSILPCSILSIDLELVSFKPVINVTGDLGVLKKILKEGEGTLTANEGAAVTIRYTAKLEDGTLLEKRGFDGEAALKFTTDEEQVIAGLDRAVTTMKKGEHAIVTAKPDYGFGSTEVKRDLAMVPPCSTIVFEVEMLEFTKEKDPWEMNKHERIQVSQRKKEEGNLLFKNGKYQRAMKKYEKAVDYINEDRTFEDDDQRLVKSLRVSCWLNGAACCLKQNDFQEAIKLCSKVLEIESCNVKALYRRAQAFMETADLHLAELDIKKALEIDPQNREVKLIQKTLKQLQVESNKKDAKLYTTMFTRLSNENSSAAKRLKVEETESKNEENVGDINMP